The following are encoded in a window of Vicia villosa cultivar HV-30 ecotype Madison, WI unplaced genomic scaffold, Vvil1.0 ctg.001188F_1_1, whole genome shotgun sequence genomic DNA:
- the LOC131633906 gene encoding STOREKEEPER protein-like, whose translation MAPPKRLRITPLDDPPTASSSSDDDQPPSSKKPEDEVVDEEEDSEEAGEETDQNEEDDKDEDEGSSSEEEQVQPPSNNPPPSTPISNPKPDSGSESESGAESDSEQEPTPPNAKVKPPVSARSGTKRANENGSKPAKKKTTGAGGGSENEADGDGDVKMTGEDSKKMTQRVFTEGDEIAILKGLADFISKTGKDPMKELVGFHSFVKKSIHGDVTTEQLKRKVRGLKMKFKDGGSFTKEHDKKAFELSKKVWGNTEGNNNVGNEGEENGKVNEKTPKSTKKEAPVRNNGSAKKEKVVNGAGKDEGGVDRSLALSEMCRFDEAPGLSLLNMNAMERGIGLLEESMVDEFNEGWRKVQIAEMELFVTRGQLITDQARIALDALKKTR comes from the coding sequence ATGGCACCACCAAAGCGACTCCGCATCACTCCGCTCGACGATCCACCCACCGCCTCCTCTTCCTCCGATGACGACCAACCACCTTCCTCCAAAAAGCCAGAAGATGAAGTAGtcgatgaagaagaagattcagaAGAAGCAGGAGAAGAAACAGATcagaatgaagaagatgataaagatgaagatgaaggttcTTCATCCGAAGAAGAACAAGTTCAACCTCCTTCCAATAATCCTCCACCTTCTACCCCAATCTCAAACCCTAAACCCGACTCCGGCTCCGAATCGGAATCTGGTGCCGAATCTGATTCTGAACAAGAACCTACTCCACCTAACGCCAAAGTCAAGCCTCCTGTATCGGCCAGATCTGGAACAAAGCGTGCAAACGAAAACGGTTCCAAACCTGCTAAGAAGAAAACAACCGGCGCCGGCGGTGGTTCTGAAAACGAGGCGGATGGAGACGGTGACGTGAAAATGACAGGGGAAGACTCAAAGAAGATGACTCAGAGAGTCTTCACTGAAGGAGACGAGATTGCCATTCTGAAAGGTCTTGCTGACTTCATTTCCAAAACCGGAAAGGATCCGATGAAGGAATTGGTCGGATTTCATAGTTTTGTGAAGAAATCTATTCACGGGGATGTGACTACCGAACAGCTGAAGCGGAAGGTCCGtggtttgaagatgaagttcaaagACGGTGGTAGTTTCACTAAAGAGCATGATAAGAAAGCTTTTGAACTTTCCAAAAAGGTTTGGGGTAATACTGAAGGCAATAATAACGTAGGCAATGAAGGTGAAGAAAATGGAAAAGTGAATGAGAAAACTCCGAAGAGTACTAAGAAGGAAGCTCCGGTGAGAAACAATGGTTCTGCTAAGAAAGAAAAAGTTGTCAATGGTGCTGGAAAAGATGAGGGTGGTGTTGATAGAAGCTTGGCTTTGAGTGAAATGTGTAGATTTGATGAAGCTCCGGGGTTATCCTTGTTGAACATGAATGCTATGGAAAGGGGAATAGGATTGTTGGAGGAGTCCATGGTTGATGAGTTTAACGAGGGATGGAGAAAGGTTCAAATTGCGGAGATGGAACTGTTTGTGACCCGGGGGCAACTGATTACGGATCAGGCTAGGATAGCATTGGACGCGTTGAAGAAGACGCGTTGA